The genomic segment cagacagatgaagtatcttatcagagatacatctgtactctctaagaacagacttaagtgtccagactacctgtttgagaaggcctggtggatgtgctaattaagcttaacatTCTCCTTtgcaaagtcttatctctagttttagatccacccttaacaatttaTTCATAACTAAATGGTTCCAACTTATAGGTAAATCAagctgtgatggaagttgcctagccaagttacctagcgactgagcacacttgccagaaacacacactcGCCAGAAACAGCGGGAGCAGAGAACAGCAGGAGCAGAGATAGTTTGGAGAGATAAGGGCCAAAGGGATATAAAGGcagtttttattttcagagtgggggagacagagaagagaaaagagaatggaggaactagatgggtaagaaactgagatggggaagaactagaccGATGGTctagaagagagaactagaggaacgagatggaagatgaggaagaggcagatggggaagagcaagatgagaaagaaggagatgggagaggagctaagatagGAAAGAGATAgttggatgagaacctagatggggcagaactaagatgagagaattaagatagaatatAGAACAGCAGATAAatgcagagagaaatcaggcaagaaagaagctaggcacgagaacagaactgaagctgtgcagATAGGAtcttatcccagaggaataaagtagatggacaaagaacttggtgtacttagattcatttccccaAAATAATTCTCACTgtttgtagtttctcttctgggcccctgggaattGTATTACTAAGGCTGGTCCTTTTAATAACATACAAGAGAGATGATTCCTACCAACCCCTCCCTAATCATGGATACACACAGGACATATTTTACAGACAGGAACATACACATGGATCCATTAAATAGTTGAAACACTCGAAAGTTTGCCACATGGCCTCCTGCCTCCTGTATTTCCAGGATCAATTGTTCCTGAAAGGGACTGAAACACACTGACAGTCATCTCAAGCACCATTTGCCGTTGGGGCAAAGAAGCCTGCTTATTCTTGCATGGACAGCTGCTAAAGCAGTGCTTTCCTTCAGTTTTCCTTTCCTGGAATTCTCAAAGTATCTCCTATGGTCCTCATTTCTGGGACTATCTGGGCCCACGTGGGGCTGCTATAAAAAGACATCCCAGGTCAATGGCAGTTTCCATGTCTGCTGAGGgcaacttcctgtttcctgaagGGAACCTATCCAAGGTGTCCCTTCATCTGATCATTTATCCTACCTTCATGATGTAATCACCTCTCAGAGGCTCCACTTGTCATCTCTGGAGCTATACAATCACAGTATGGGAATTTGTGGTCCACCGTTTTCAAAAAGAGCAGGGGCCTATGTCTTAGAAACCAGAAACATGGCTTTTGCTCTTCTGCATGGTTACTACAACCTTCAAACCTCCAGCTGTCAGTAATAGAACATTCTGCACTGTTCTACAAGTAGGAAAAGATGAGCCTCCTCAAACCACAGAGATGTGAAGGGAACTGCAGCCACCCCCACCTCTAACACTACAGGGACAGACAGGAGGAACTACATACAACAAACTCCAAGCCTCTCAAATCAGCCTGGCTTTGGTCTCATATAAACCAAGAAAGCATGAAGGCTCCAAGGCTGGCTTTAGAATCCTTCCTTAAGTGCTCCCAGAGACACACTTGTATGTATAGACACATAGGTTGACCATCAGCACACAGAGGTTTAATTTCACTACACAAAATCCCTAGGTGCCTAGGAAAGACTACAGGGCAAATAAACATTTTGTTGATAATATCAGTCAAATATAAAGGACTTCTGCCCGAGAAGTGAGTATGACCCACATAAATGGCCAGACTTCCCACATTCCACAGAAATTCCAGGTACCTCCTACATGGTCAATACTGGAACCTCAGACACATTAGGCCCAAAGATGATACGTCATAATATGGGTGACCTTCACAGTCCAGTGGAGAACCAACAACTTAAACTTGAAAGAGTCTCAGCATGATCTGTAACATGATTCTTAAaaaattttgtaataaaaaacgcagagccagatattggggtaaaagctgaaagatcagagaagcagaacaaccagGCATTagcctcaagagagcaagttcctgtttcctcatgccttatatacctttctgtgtcctgccatattacttcctgggattaaagacgtgtgtcaccactgcctggttctgtttctctcatgtagcccagtgtggccttgaactaacagatccattctgcctcctgagtcataggattaaagggtgtgtgtgtgtgtgtgtgtgtgtgtgtgtgtgtgtgtgtgtgtgtcccaggtgGTCTTATTTCTGGGGAAAATAGAATGAACAGATTCCATTTTATCTCTCCCTTCGAAAGCAGCTATAAATTGCAGACAGGAAACACAAAATTTTTATTTGCGCATCTGAAATTTAAATAGGCAAATTAAGGGGAAAACATATTTTAAGACCAACAAACTAGCAGTGGTTTTATCATGTCCTCCCCTTTGTATCCACCTGCCTCAGTACAATGTGGTCTGAAGCCTAGACGTGGACACTGGGCACACATAAACTGTTCCAGGACAAacttttggttctgcctcaaGGATGAAAAGGGAATCCCCTATTCTCTGAGAGACGATGAGGCAGCCCATTTTTCTCACTCTTTTGTGTTCAGGGGCCCCAAACACGTGTTTGGTGAAAACAGTGCAGAAGGGGAGAGAACCTGCTACGGAGTCCACGAGAATCAACATCTTGCGAGACTGGAAAATTCTCCAGTCCACAAAACCCTATTGtgttccctccctcttttctctgcttttccgCCTCTTAGCTCCAGTCACAGGCATAAAAGAGAAATGCTGTGTAGAGAATCTAAAAAAAAGATCATATGTCCGTGTGGAGAGCTATGTACCataggtctttctttggaccaccagctcctgaataatgatacagagacttcttattaagtatgaaagtttggccttagcttaggcttgtttccaactaactcttaaaaattaaattagctgagcagtggtggcgcacgcctttaatcccagcactcaggaggcagagccaggcggatctctgtgagtttgaggtcagcctggtctactgagcgagatccaggacaggcaccaaaactacacagagaaaccctgtcttgaaaaacaaaaacaaaaacaaacaaacaaaaagaaacttaacccatttatattaatctacattctgttatGTGGCTAAGTACCTCTACTCAGTACCATATGATCGATTTCCTCTGTGACTGGTGGAGAATTTCCTGCACcacagattctttcccagagttcccatctctccccagaagtcccacctatcctctcctgcctagctactggctgttaagctctttattaaaccaatcagaaggtgccttaggcaggtgaagaaggacagagacacatcttcacacagtgtacaacaAGATTATCCCAACTGCTATGTTTCCATAGGACTGTGTTAGTACTGGCAATTACGTTTTGATGTTCTGAGAGTGAACAATTCCAAaaggagactgagaaagaaaatcaCCAACCgtacaccaaaaagaaaatatttagaaattcatttgGCCCAGGAAGTAAATGCAGCATATAGAAATCTATAAAATGGTAACAAAAGAAATGCAAGCAAatggagataccatgaccatggatTGGGAAGCTAAATATTGTTACGATGGCAACACTATTCCAAAGTACCCTACAGATTTAATTCAATTTCTACAAAAtggcaaaaattatttttattgcaaaaAAGAGAGACACCTactctaaaattcatatggaatttAAAGATCCCCTGAATAGTCAAACTTTTCCTCAAAGAATAAATGCTTAGTTGGATCAATGACATATGTAATTGAGAACATAGGATTTGATTAAAATCCTATAGAAATAAGACACCTGGATTGCGGTGAACATGGTAGGATTGTATGAGACACAGAATATGATCTAATTTTAGGACTAGCAGGACTTGGGTTCAAGTTGGGGATATGTGAGGAATCTCACAATATAAAGTTGCATGAGCCAAGTGAAATGGTGTGTTCTAAGGACCCTGAATAGATTAATTTAGACTGGGCAGTGTGTGGGGAATAGAGGAGCTGAGACTGGGCAGTATGTGGGGAATAGAGGAGCTGAGACTGGGCAGTGTGGGGGGAATAGAGGAGCTGAGAGTGAGAAGTGTGGGGGGAATAGAGGAGTTGAGACTGGGCAGTGTGGGGGGAATAGAGGAGTTGAGACTGAGCAGTGTGGGGAATAGAGGAGCTGAGGATAACAAGAATATCTTGGAGAACCAATCAGTTGGTTATAATTGCCACATTGGGGCTCAGAGGTCTCAAAGGCACAGTTGATAAATAATTCTGTTGCCACTGCAGTTAAAGAGGTATAGGCAAAGTCCAGAGTGGAAAGGGTGGTTTAATAATATACCGGGTCCTTCCTGGTCTTGATTAGGGTAAGTGAGCCAGAGTGCAGTGGAGGACACTTTCTTCTAGATCTTAGTTATGTGCGGGGGCAGGTGAGACTGTTGGGGAAGAGggtcatacacataaacaagacTTATCTAGGATCACAACTGGGCTCCAAGCCCTCTACATCACAGATGAAGTCAGGACCAAAGAGGAACAGGTCTCACATGATCTTCCAGATAGATATGAGGGAGATAAACACAATTGTTTTATTTCCCAGAACTCAGTGATTACAGAGTTGGCGAGCTAGGCCAGTTTTACAGTCCCTTCCAAAACTCAATTTCTGAGATGCCTCATATCTAAAGTACAAAGCAAATAGAAGACATCAAATCCATGGTACAGAAAACAGAACCATAGCTCAAACTGTGGAAACTAAATGAAGAACAACTTATTAGAAGGGCTGAAGATGGAATAAAATTCTTCTTAATTTCTGGCAAGTCTGTGTTTAAAAAGTAATGTATTCTTTCAGACTTTGAATTTCAGTTAAGCTGACTAGACTCATTTTGTTCTCTGGTCTTATACTACAGAATGTTGCTgagttattattaaatatttcatgAAGGAGTCTTGAAGATCACCATAAATATTTACAGGAATGAATAAATGTGGTGTGATTTCTCTAGAGTGGGTTTGTGTTGCCAAGAGAGAATGACTGAGTCAGAGAAAGTACAGACTGATACAGAATGAGTCCAAGGACGATTTAATGCCTACTCAGCTTTGGTTGAGAGTTCAGTTCTCCAGAGGCTAAGGAGAAGGTTACATATGCAAGCATAACACAGGGAAATTAGGTTagatttaatgtatttttatacatttaaattatcttttaatgaCACAGTGTTGATCTCATTCCTTTCATCAAGCTCCAAGCATTTAAGCATTCATACTGCTGATGCTCCACATCACAGAGACTGGTGAGTATCTATGTTCatctctctgtgtggttttgagtGCCTCTGTATATGGATGGTCTCCATAAACAATGAAATATGTTTGTAGTTCTGATAATAAAACCAGGGCTTCCCCAATACTAGGCAGTTTCTTAACACTTCTGTCTCCAAGCCAGTAATAAAGTTATTGGATAAGAAGTCAGATACTGTCTTCATGCTGGCACAGTGAGTTGATGCATCTTACAGTAAAAGACATATTTGAGCCTCACTGAGCAGGGGGGTGGGTTCTGTGGATGTTGGGGGTCTAAACCCCAGTCCTCACTTGTGTGGCATGGGCTATACCTCTGTGCCTTCACAAGACCAGTTTCACATGATTTTAAAAGCAATTCCCATGGTACTGAGTAGGTCCAAAACTCAGTGCAATGGGAACAGGACCAAGAGGCTGGACTAAGTCTAGGAATGAAGAGGTGGCTGAGAGGTGGTTCAAACACACATGATGTCATTCCTAATCCAGATATATTCTGCCTAAAGTAAAAAAGAGTAAACCTAGAAGGCTGGGGGAAGTGAACTGGATACCAGAATAGATAATAAACTCATCATTTAGGAGTACTTAAGGAATACGCTAATCAGTGAGTGTATGAACCCTTGTTTTTCACAGGATGCACTGATTTACCTTCAGGTACTTGTTCCTGCCCAAAGCTATGGGAAGCTTCAACACCAGTTTGGGAGGAGGCTTCATTTTGGTGGGcttctcagactggcctcaactaGAAATCatcttctttatttatattttgattttctacTCCTTCACTCTCTTTGGCAACACCACCATCATTGCTCTCTCCCGAATGGACCCTCAATTACACactcccatgtacttcttcctctcccacctctccttcctgGACCTCTGCTACACCACCAGCACTGTGCCCCAGCTCCTGATCAACCTTCATGGACTTGACAGGACCATCAGCTATGGAGGGTGTGTGGCCCAGCTGTTCATATTTCTCGCTCTGGGCTCCACAGAGAGTTTGCTCCTGGTGGTGATGGCCTTTGACCGCTATGCTGCTGTGTGCCGTCCACTGCACTACATGACCATCATGCACCCCCTTCTCTGCCAGGCATTGGCGATTGTCTCCTGGGTGGGAGGCCTCGTGAACTCTCTGATCCAGACAAGCCTTATGATGACCATGCCCCTCTGTGGCCATCGACTGAATCACTTCTTCTGTGAGATGCCTGTGTTCCTCAAGTTGGCCTGTGAAGACACAGAAGGAACAGAGGCCAAGATGTTTGTGGCCAGAGTGGTGATTGTTGCAATTCCAGCTGTGCTCATCCTGGGCTCCTATGCACAGATTGCCAGGGCAGTGCTGAGGGTCAAGTCAACAGCTGGGCGCAGAAAGGCTTTTGGAACTTGTGGGTCCCACCTCCTGGTAGTTTCTCTGTTTTATGGCTCAGCCACCTACACATACTTACAGCCCAAGGACAGCTATTCTGAGAGCAAAGGGAAGTTTGTTGCCCTTTTTTATACTATCATCACCCCCATGCTCAACCCTCTGATTTATACCCTGAGGAACAAGGATgtgaagggggctctgtggaagGTGTTAGGGAGAGGAACAGCCACAGGATAGGAAAGAACAGGTGAGCAGTGAAAAGCTTTATATTCTGTCAGTCCAGAGGGGAGCTAGATGTCAATGCAAGTACAATTAATTATGTACATTCATGTGACTGTCAAAgcatataaaaacagaaaaacaaaaacaaaaacagtcttgggctggcaagatggctcagcagaaaaAGGATTTGCTGCCCTGGATTGGAGTTTGATGCTTGAATTCCATATGGTGGAAAAGATAGTCAAGACCTCTGACCTCcctatacatgtatatgtgtgtgtgtgtgtgtgtgtgtgtatgcaataaaccaataaacataataaaattaaaataaaacagtccCCAAGAGGCATCAGAACTTTAATATCAGCCTTGTTTGGAAGTTGGAGTGCGGATCTGCTCTCGAGTTACTCTCTGTCATCACTGCTCAGCAAGGATTAATGTGAATTCAGACACAACTTTCCATAGAAGAGACTGGGAGATGTTGACTGCGAGCACCTGTGGAAATGGGCTGGGTTCTTGGCAGGGAAGAGTGTACTGTGAACACTTGTGGGAACTGGATTGGTTCTTGGCAAGTCTGAATGTCATAGGAATTTTAATTCTGAATTGCAACACTCCAAGTCAGATGTGGTGTCATACAGTGGACACTGTGACCCAAGGCAGAGGGCATGGGTTTACTCTGATTTTCTATCCATTTTGtatcttcattttaatttaatatccATGCATTCATATgctgtgttttgatcaaatccacccaCAGGTCTTTCTTCCAATTTCTACCCTTTCCCTCAACACCACTTTTGTCTCCCAACttcatgacttaaaaaaaaaatgcataaccCATGGGGTCCATGTAGGGCCACCTGCGTATGCATTGATGTGGAGCATCAGGTCTAAGTGGGGCCTCAACATCACACCATTTTTCTGATGTATCGTGACCCTATCTGGCTTCAGTCATAACTCGGGGTATTTGTGAAGGCCTCTTATGCTAGTGCTTACCATTCCTAGCTTGGAATAAACAAGCTGATGATAAGCAGAGCTGCTTCGTGTAGCATGTGAATTTCAGACATGGGTTCATttaccctcttggagaaaaaggCAGAATCATTTATTACACACGCTGCAACAAAGCAAGGCAAGAAGATCTCCTAGCAGAACCCTGAGTATTTATCATGCCAACTGGCAGCATTCCTCTCCTGTTAGACAGAGGTGAGGATAGGGAAAGTGATTATACATATAATAAACTAAGGAAAATTCAAAGAAATCTTTAACTTATGTATGTCCTGATGCAAAAATTTATATAGAATAAAATTCATATTTGTAAGAAAATTAGTaatggaaatttaaaagaaacaaggGAAGAGGCTACTATTTATCGTGTGACCAGCTATGTGAAAGTTGATTTGGGGCTCCATTTCActtctcttcatctctgtttTATTTGACTATCAGTCTTCCATCACTACTGTTTACTTCCATGTATTTAAAATGGTGATTTCGTGTTTACAAGTGCAGGGATCTTTGTTGATAGACTTTTGTAAGTATGGTAAATTTTGTGTTAACTGAATcatgttttattataatttccCACTGATTTTGCTTATATTTGCAACTCATTTTGCCAACCATGTCATTAATCCTTTCTCAGTATTGCCAAAgttgttatattttgttgtatTCTTTGGCTGATGCAAAAATACAATTTTCACCTCAAAAGGTATTTTGTGGATTTTCCTGAGCAGATGTGAAGAAACATCTATCACCTAAGATAGAACAACCATGGCATACCAAAGAAGTTATTTCACCCTACTCTACCTTAACAAACCAGGGAATTCATTTGGGTTCACTTACAGGAGTGTGAAAGGCTCAAAGGCATCTGCATTACCAAAAAGCCCATCTCAGTATTGGTGGTGGCACAGGAAAGCCACATTCCTGGACTGGACTTCCCTGCCCAACTTGCAGGTGTCTCAGCCATTCAGACAGAGTCTCTTCTCCATAGCTGTTATCTCTGCTTATGTACACTTAGGGAAGACTGGTGTACATCTTGTTAGTTTcaggaacttcttttttttttcattttttattaagaaattttctactcactccacataccacccacagatccccctttctccttcctcccacccccctgccctctctctcaagccaccccgcatccccacatcccccaa from the Peromyscus eremicus chromosome 8a, PerEre_H2_v1, whole genome shotgun sequence genome contains:
- the LOC131916847 gene encoding olfactory receptor 2Y1B, which gives rise to MGSFNTSLGGGFILVGFSDWPQLEIIFFIYILIFYSFTLFGNTTIIALSRMDPQLHTPMYFFLSHLSFLDLCYTTSTVPQLLINLHGLDRTISYGGCVAQLFIFLALGSTESLLLVVMAFDRYAAVCRPLHYMTIMHPLLCQALAIVSWVGGLVNSLIQTSLMMTMPLCGHRLNHFFCEMPVFLKLACEDTEGTEAKMFVARVVIVAIPAVLILGSYAQIARAVLRVKSTAGRRKAFGTCGSHLLVVSLFYGSATYTYLQPKDSYSESKGKFVALFYTIITPMLNPLIYTLRNKDVKGALWKVLGRGTATG